A window of the Lactuca sativa cultivar Salinas chromosome 5, Lsat_Salinas_v11, whole genome shotgun sequence genome harbors these coding sequences:
- the LOC111878005 gene encoding shaggy-related protein kinase kappa yields MASASLGHGGVGSSRTVSGFNESSSAAVDRLGRGMLEMRIRDKVERDDDKVSDSEPVMIHGAGTEAGHVIRTTTGGRNGQPEQTVSYIAEHVIGTGSFGVVFQAKCRETGEIVAIKKVLQDKRYKNRELQIMQMLDHPNVVALKHSFFSTTEKEELYLNLVLDFVPETVSRTARHYTRMNQRMPLIYVKLYTYQICRALAYIHNCIGICHRDIKPQNLLVNPHTHQLKLCDFGSAKVLVKGEPNVSYICSRYYRAPELIFGATEYTTAIDIWSTGCVMAELLLGQPLFPGESGVDQLVEIIKVLGTPTREEIKCMNPNYTEFRFPQIKPHPWHKVFQKRLPPEAVDLVCRFFQYSPNLRCTALEACVHPFFDELRDPATRLPNNRPLPPLFNFKPQELAGVPRETVHRLIPEHARKQNLFMALNIQ; encoded by the exons ATGGCCTCTGCTAGCCTTGGACATGGGGGAGTTGGGAGTTCAAGAACAGTTAGTGGCTTTAATGAATCATCTAGTGCTGCAGTTGATCGATTGGGGAGGGGAATGCTTGAAATGCGTATTAGAGACAAAGTGGAACGTGATGATGACAAAGTCAGT GATAGTGAACCAGTGATGATACATGGGGCGGGTACAGAAGCTGGACATGTGATAAGAACAACAACCGGAGGGCGTAATGGTCAACCTGAACAG ACTGTGAGCTACATAGCAGAGCATGTGATTGGGACTGGCTCTTTTGGTGTTGTTTTTCAA GCTAAATGCAGAGAGACAGGGGAAATTGTGGCAATTAAGAAAGTTCTTCAAGACAAACGTTACAAGAACAGAGAGCTGCAAATCATGCAAATGTTGGATCATCCAAATGTTGTGGCATTAAAGCATTCTTTCTTTTCAACCACTGAAAAAGAGGAGCTTTACCTCAATCTTGTTCTTGATTTTGTTCCTGAAACTGTTAGTCGAACTGCAAGGCATTACACTAGGATGAACCAACGAATGCCATTGATATATGTCAAATTGTATACCTATCAG ATATGCAGGGCACTTGCATATATTCATAATTGTATTGGGATATGTCACCGTGACATCAAACCACAGAATTTACTT GTGAATCCACACACACATCAGCTGAAACTTTGCGACTTTGGAAGTGCTAAAGTTCTA gtgAAAGGAGAGCCGAATGTTTCATATATCTGTTCAAGATATTATCGTGCCCCAGAGCTGATATTTGGTGCCACTGAATATACAACAGCCATAGACATATGGTCAACAGGTTGTGTCATGGCTGAACTACTACTTGGACAG CCTCTGTTTCCTGGAGAAAGTGGTGTTGATCAATTGGTTGAGATTATCAAG GTTTTGGGAACACCTACAAGAGAGGAGATAAAGTGTATGAATCCAAACTACACTGAGTTCAGGTTTCCTCAAATTAAGCCTCATCCATGGCACAAG GTTTTTCAAAAGCGATTACCTCCTGAAGCAGTGGATCTTGTTTGTAGGTTTTTTCAGTATTCACCCAATTTACGCTGCACTGCT TTGGAAGCATGTGTCCACCCCTTCTTTGATGAATTGCGGGACCCAGCTACCCGTCTTCCCAATAATCGTCCCCTTCCTCCACTCTTTAATTTTAAACCACAAG AGCTTGCTGGCGTTCCAAGAGAGACTGTTCACAGGCTTATCCCAGAGCATGCTCGGAAACAAAACTTGTTCATGGCTTTAAACATTCAGTGA